GAGTCTCGGGTCATGTTTGcgagaaatgttttattaaacGTGAGCGAGAAAATACacttgaaaacaatttaaaagaattgaataaaACAACAATACATGACTATaagcaaagaaagaaacaccACGGCTTAAACAACATATAACTCAGAGTATGAAGAATTCACGACTAGTCACATCCCCTATAATACATTTGGAGGCATTTTACTCTTGgtgggtgtagacatgattttgatgtATGTCATACACTCTCGTATTGACACAACAAGAAATGGTAAAAACCaatctaagatgaaagcatgtaaaaagGGTTTAGAACGGACATGCGGCCATGTACAACATGTCCTGGACAAGCTTACCAGGAAATCCAACATGCGGCCATAGACAACACGTCTTGaacaagcatgaccatgacacataGCGTCCTCATTAGCTtagcttttttatttcttataatgaGATAGAATCACATTCTaacaataaaagaacaaaaaataaaccaTCCAAGTCTAATGGAGACAGACATATATTGGTTGTGAGTCTGTGACATCCTGACAGTGATATAGCTGACTACTTAATATTCATGATCAGGCTAGTTCATTCAGGTTAAAGTAACAGTGTGCAACCAAATAACATACCTATAAGAAGGAAAGAAGCCCGAGCAATTTCGAGTCGAGGATCAAATCTATACGAAGCAGCTCCCTGGAACACGAAAAGGAGTTGAAATCACCTGGCCACAAGCATTTTCgaatcttcatttttcttggtggtagtttgttcttgttcttcgtcgtcttcgtcttcgtcttcgtcttcgtcttcctcttcGCTGCCCATTGACTCGAGAAAAAGAGGCAAGTCCTCGACAGCCACCTTAATCACATCAGTTCGAACGCCAATGTCGGTGGCATATCGACTCATGGTGTACATTCCAGCAGTCATCACAGCCATGCCAACAGGACTTGGCATAAGCAGCTTCAAAGGAGAGGAAAGAATGGCAGCCAAGGGAGCACCAATGACAGAAGAAGCTTGACCACTTCTTCCAACTCCAAGCCTGTCTACAATCAGAAGGCCTGTTTTGCAATATAAAGCAAAATCCTCACAGTTGTTTTGGAAAACATTGTAGTTTCCGAATCCATTTTGAAGAAGATACATTGCTCGGTGAATAACGACATCGAACGAGTCGGATGTAGCAGTGGTGCAAGTGCCACCCCTAACCCTGGAAAGGAAAACTGATGGGGTGACCCCATAATCAAAGCAGTAAAGGGATCCATTTCTTAGGAAGCAGTCCAGACATGAAAGGACTACCCCGCTGTTCAGCTGTTTGAATCCACAGTCAGGGAAAACCGGACAGGATGATGGATTGCTTGAACTTGAACCATAGAAATCAGGAGGTATGTCAGTGTTTGAATTTAAGGTTCTTTGTGGTCTAAAATGCACAACCTTGCTTCCCCCAACAAAGATGCCTACATGGAGAAACCAGTGGATTCATGGTCGTGCTTAGTTTCNATAGAATCACATTCTaacaataaaagaacaaaaaataaaccaTCCAAGTCTAATGGAGACAGACATATATTGGTTGTGAGTCTGTGACATCCTGACAGTGATATAGCTGACTACTTAATATTCATGATCAGGCTAGTTCATTCAGGTTAAAGTAACAGTGTGCAACCAAATAACATACCTATAAGAAGGAAAGAAGCCCGAGCAATTTCGAGTCGAGGATCAAATCTATACGAAGCAGCTCCCTGGAACACGAAAAGGAGTTGAAATCACCTGGCCACAAGCATTTTCgaatcttcatttttcttggtggtagtttgttcttgttcttcgtcgtcttcgtcttcgtcttcgtcttcgtcttcctcttcGCTGCCCATTGACTCGAGAAAAAGAGGCAAGTCCTCGACAGCCACCTTAATCACATCAGTTCGAACGCCAATGTCGGTGGCATATCGACTCATGGTGTACATTCCAGCAGTCATCACAGCCATGCCAACAGGACTTGGCATAAGCAGCTTCAAAGGAGAGGAAAGAATGGCAGCCAAGGGAGCACCAATGACAGAAGAAGCTTGACCACTTCTTCCAACTCCAAGCCTGTCTACAATCAGAAGGCCTGTTTTGCAATATAAAGCAAAATCCTCACAGTTGTTTTGGAAAACATTGTAGTTTCCGAATCCATTTTGAAGAAGATACATTGCTCGGTGAATAACGACATCGAACGAGTCGGATGTAGCAGTGGTGCAAGTGCCACCCCTAACCCTGGAAAGGAAAACTGATGGGGTGACCCCATAATCAAAGCAGTAAAGGGATCCATTTCTTAGGAAGCAGTCCAGACATGAAAGGACTACCCCGCTGTTCAGCTGTTTGAATCCACAGTCAGGGAAAACCGGACAGGATGATGGATTGCTTGAACTTGAACCATAGAAATCAGGAGGTATGTCAGTGTTTGAATTTAAGGTTCTTTGTGGTCTAAAATGCACAACCTTGCTTCCCCCAACAAAGATGCCTACATGGAGAAACCAGTGGATTCATGGTCGTGCTTAGTTTCGAATGTAAAATCTTATACATGAAATTTTGTTCTAAACTGaagtttcaaatgaaaaatccTATGCATACAGGTCTTAACGAGCTGAAAATTGCAAGGACCTGCTAAGGCAATCAATATCCAGccaaaagaaaccaaaatcaaacaaaatcttGGTAATGGGATCTCTTTTTTAGTTCAAGAACATGTGGAGTGGAGGAATTCGAACCCCTGACATAGAGAGAGTACACGTGAgaacccacatcgattagggagaagggagaagaacgaaacattctttatgaggttgtgaaaacttctccctagcaaacagtgttttaaaaacttcaaggGAAAGCTGAAAGAGGAtcatatctgctagcggtaggtttgggctgttatagtATATGCTTTAACGAGTTTAGATATGTTCGGATCGGACTTAGAATCCGATTTCTATCAGCATTAGGATGAAACACACAACTTATAGAGAAATGCACTTGAAGTGAAACGAAGCTCAGACAATATACATTAGCAATAGAGTAGCTAGAACAATAATGCTGAACAATGAACAACAGTTCATGCGATTTACTCCCAGAAATAGAAGAATCAGccagaaaaaagagaaacccAGAAACAGAAATAAGCGGATAAATGATATTCAGATCGTGTTCATCGCATAGaatctcaaaatttcaaaatgggGGAAGAAATATAGAGAAATACCATGATGGGAATAGGCGAAAACAGCTCTATAAGTGTAAATATGATCGCCTGGTTTGATTTGGCTTCTCTCCACTCGATTACTGATCAAACCCATTTGCTTCCTTCGCCTGCTCTCTCTGTTTTCTGGGTCTCTACTTCTTCATCGAACCGCCAATCGGAACAAATCTGGAGTACCCACCACAGTCACTGACTCACTGAGAAGACGACCGACTGAAATTATGACTTCCTTttggaaaagaaggaaaaaaaaacaaagcgGAAGAAGCGAAATGTGTGGGTTATGGTGTGGCGATCAATGGTTGGGTGGTGCGAGAATCAGTTCAACGAACCCATTTCGCTTTTGggtctctcttttttcttccggATTTGCTTTAAAAAGGCGCCATCATATGAATCACCGTATAAAATTGTTCCTGTTTTGATCCCATTTCGCTCAATAGATCAACATTTCCACTGCTTaatccaaacaaacaatttGAATAAGATCACAGAAGATTGAACGAAGGGGAAAGGCGACTTTTTattgcaagaaagaaaaagggaattGAAATTAGATGGGTGcaataattattgatttggAAATTGGTtgttggaattggaattggaatggAAAGTGAGTAATGAGGGAATCTTTTGTGCTTTGGATTCGTTGCCATTGTTACAAGTTATGCTTTGGCTAATGCTTTAAGCATTTTGTTAtcttttccatcttcacaaaataaaCTCGAATTCTATGTTCATGTGCTTTCGTTCACTTCCCGAGTTTGAATTATGTTATacctgttggatgatggaagtcccacatcgactaatttagggaatgatcatgggtttataagtgagtaATGCTAACTCATTGGtataaggccttttggggaagcccaaagcaaagccatgagagcttatgctcaaagtggacaatatcataccattgtggagagtcataccattgtggagagtcgtgctCGTCTAACAATACCTCTTGTATTAGTATTGTTtcttaaataatgaaattactTGTTTactaaaatgattaattaaccAACAATATCTTTAAGGTAATTAATTAGCTAATTAccattgaaattaaatttataattaataataacaaacTAGAACTAATtgcaattaattaattatcctaattaaatattttattataatatttattttatacatattatataaatgatgttttgaattattttttaccattttattatcttatttaaaataatttaatccaCTAGCATCGTATTTGATtgtaaaatataacatatataaataattctttaatttgattattgtACTAATTATTTAccattaaaacatttatataactttattaaaattgaaaataattattaagattatagttaaataaatttaaaaacctaaaattttaactcATATTATTCATAATCattcatgaatgaaaattaaaataattaaaagtaacgtaacaaaataaaaaatattgcgtgtcgtactaaaaaaattaaaaatattgcgTGTCGTACCAAACACAGTTATACTCATCCTTTCCCCTTTTCATATGTTTGCAGGCTGTCGGTCGAGGTAGAGTTGTGCAGTCACAAGCTGTCGGACGAAGTATGATACACAAGAACGAAGAAACTATTAACGAGCTGAAAATTTAAATCCGAAACAAACTACAGATTCAATAGCACAGATCAAGCAACAATATGTTCTTCACTTTATTTCACAAACATGTTTAATATGAATATGgatgagaataaataaataatagcaGAATTCAAAATCTCTATAAAGATATGCTCCAATTGTAGACTTTAACGTCGAAGTTCTTATCATCTTCAAGCTTGTTTCTCAATTCCATGGCTAATACTGAACTTTTGGCCAATAATAAAGCGAACCCTCCGCCACCAGCACCCACCAGTTTGTACCCACAACAATAGGGGTCTGCAAATGCAAACAGCTTATCAACAAACTCATTGCTGCAGAAAGGATCTAGCTCCTGATGCAACCGCCATGTCTCCATCATTATTTCTCCTAGTTCATCGACGTCACAGTTCATCAGTGCTTCTCTTCCGATCTTTGCTAGCGTGGCTAAACGCTTAATGCTGGATATGAGAAGGTTATCGCGTCGAAGATATCGAGTCACCACTTTGTGAAGGACTTGATGTGCAAGTCGGACCTGCATATTAGCTAAACCATATAAGCCCAGAACAACAGAGTTGCAAAATAAGATATTAGATTGTAAGATGGTTGAAGCATATGTTTTTGGTCGAAAGTTcagattttgaatctccaCTCACATACGTATGGTTGAACTGAGAAGAAGATATTGCATAATATAAACCGGAGTGACCCAACAGAGTAAACCATTAGCATCAgaatgttaagaatcacggatctctaaagtggtatgatattgtccactttgaacctaagctctcatgggtttgctttgggcttccccaaaggcctcgtaccaatggaaagactccctcccaacaattctcaacaatcctcccctcggaCAAAGTATACACCATAGAGCTTCCCCTGAGGCATAcgaagccctcgaacagcctctccttaatcgaggttcgactccttctctggagtcttcaaacaaagtacaccctttgtttgacactgGAATCACTTTTTTaatacaccttcgaggctcacaattctttgttcaacatttgaggatcctattgacatgactaagtttagggcatgactctgataccatgttagaaattaCAAACCTCTAtcatagtatgatattgtacactttgagcataagctctcatggctttgctttggacttccccaaaaggcctcataccaatggagatgtcttccttacttataaacccatgatcattccctaaattagccactctgaactccctcccaacaatcctcaacataggATAATCTAAAAAGTGAAGAATTCTAAGTTTACA
This portion of the Cucurbita pepo subsp. pepo cultivar mu-cu-16 chromosome LG08, ASM280686v2, whole genome shotgun sequence genome encodes:
- the LOC111799745 gene encoding uncharacterized protein LOC111799745, with protein sequence MGLISNRVERSQIKPGDHIYTYRAVFAYSHHGIFVGGSKVVHFRPQRTLNSNTDIPPDFYGSSSSNPSSCPVFPDCGFKQLNSGVVLSCLDCFLRNGSLYCFDYGVTPSVFLSRVRGGTCTTATSDSFDVVIHRAMYLLQNGFGNYNVFQNNCEDFALYCKTGLLIVDRLGVGRSGQASSVIGAPLAAILSSPLKLLMPSPVGMAVMTAGMYTMSRYATDIGVRTDVIKVAVEDLPLFLESMGSEEEDEDEDEDEDDEEQEQTTTKKNEDSKMLVAR
- the LOC111800080 gene encoding uncharacterized protein LOC111800080, producing HVGIFVGGSKVVHFRPQRTLNSNTDIPPDFYGSSSSNPSSCPVFPDCGFKQLNSGVVLSCLDCFLRNGSLYCFDYGVTPSVFLSRVRGGTCTTATSDSFDVVIHRAMYLLQNGFGNYNVFQNNCEDFALYCKTGLLIVDRLGVGRSGQASSVIGAPLAAILSSPLKLLMPSPVGMAVMTAGMYTMSRYATDIGVRTDVIKVAVEDLPLFLESMGSEEEDEDEDEDEDDEEQEQTTTKKNEDSKMLVAR